In the Kribbella sp. NBC_00482 genome, one interval contains:
- a CDS encoding 4a-hydroxytetrahydrobiopterin dehydratase: MAELLTDDQIDLALRDHLPEWKVVDNELVRSVKRDTFLDGIRLVATVGQLAESMNHHPDMDIRYTTITFRVSSHEAGGITDDDLVLARHIDTAAG, encoded by the coding sequence ATGGCTGAGCTCTTGACCGACGACCAGATCGACCTCGCGTTGCGCGATCACCTCCCGGAGTGGAAGGTCGTGGACAACGAACTGGTCCGAAGCGTCAAGAGGGACACGTTCCTGGACGGCATCCGGCTGGTGGCGACCGTCGGGCAGCTGGCGGAGTCGATGAACCACCACCCGGACATGGACATCCGCTACACGACCATCACGTTCCGGGTCAGCAGCCACGAGGCCGGCGGGATCACCGACGACGACCTCGTGCTCGCGCGGCACATCGACACCGCCGCCGGCTGA
- a CDS encoding ABC transporter permease: MTLGVSETQSPDEGLPTDALVETAEAKEIEGRSPGEIAWARLRRDKVAIISAVVILLIIAVALLAPLIVKLNGFPPDQFNKLNENGDPLLNTRDGGIPIGGLWGSGTSSEHWLGVEPQNGRDIFSRLVYGTRVSLLVALGGTVIAVVLGTVIGMVSGYFGGWVDTLLSRLMDIMLSFPSLLFVMALTPVVASRAQDLFGTPDNNTLRMGVLMFVLGFFGWAYLARIVRGQTLSLREREFVEAARSLGAGPNYVLFRQVLPNLLPTLLVYTTLLLPTNITAEAALSFLGVGIKEPTASWGRMISDASNWIESNPLYLFFPGMALFITVLAFNLLGDSVRDALDPRAGRS, translated from the coding sequence ATGACGCTGGGGGTATCGGAGACGCAGTCTCCCGATGAGGGATTGCCGACAGATGCTCTGGTCGAGACTGCCGAAGCGAAGGAGATCGAGGGCCGCTCGCCGGGGGAGATCGCGTGGGCACGGCTGCGACGCGACAAGGTCGCGATCATCAGCGCGGTCGTGATCCTGCTGATCATCGCGGTGGCGCTGCTCGCGCCGCTGATCGTGAAGCTGAACGGGTTCCCGCCCGATCAGTTCAACAAGCTCAACGAGAACGGGGACCCGTTGCTGAACACCCGCGACGGCGGTATCCCGATCGGCGGGTTGTGGGGCAGCGGTACGAGTTCGGAGCACTGGCTCGGCGTCGAGCCGCAGAACGGCCGCGACATCTTCTCGCGGCTGGTCTACGGCACCCGGGTCTCGCTGCTCGTGGCGCTCGGCGGCACCGTCATCGCGGTCGTGCTCGGCACGGTGATCGGGATGGTGTCCGGGTACTTCGGCGGCTGGGTCGACACGCTGCTCAGCCGGTTGATGGACATCATGCTGAGCTTCCCGTCGCTGCTGTTCGTGATGGCGCTGACACCGGTGGTCGCCTCGCGCGCCCAGGATCTGTTCGGCACCCCTGACAACAACACACTGCGAATGGGTGTGCTGATGTTCGTCCTCGGCTTCTTCGGCTGGGCCTACCTGGCGCGGATCGTCCGTGGCCAAACGCTTTCGCTGCGTGAGCGCGAGTTCGTGGAGGCCGCCAGATCACTCGGCGCCGGCCCGAACTACGTGCTGTTCCGGCAGGTTCTGCCGAACCTGCTGCCGACGCTGCTGGTGTACACGACGCTGCTGCTCCCGACCAACATCACCGCAGAGGCGGCGCTGTCCTTCCTGGGTGTCGGCATCAAGGAGCCGACCGCCTCGTGGGGCCGGATGATCTCCGACGCGTCGAACTGGATCGAGAGCAACCCGCTGTACCTGTTCTTCCCGGGGATGGCGCTGTTCATCACCGTGCTGGCGTTCAACCTGCTCGGCGACTCCGTCCGGGACGCCCTCGATCCGCGCGCCGGAAGGAGCTGA
- a CDS encoding ABC1 kinase family protein: MDVVVLRLVNLVIFMMIFVPISQRLLGVRFGLGRLAVGALITLSVSGPLAVAMIGTPPWTGSSGAALAFMALIALCSMLAGLVFLVLAEALVPTGSLPRARDLRRDLSGRIARTRRYLQILRIALKHGLGPYLRGRRRPGRENAAGQAELARSLRLALDEAGVTFVKLGQVLSTRSDIIPESVATELSRLQDQVTPAPWPQIEEILTEELGAPLSPLYAAFDTEPLAAASVAQVYTARLTNGTEVVVKVQRPGIAGLVDRDLDIVRRLARLLDRNTDWGRSMGVRALADGFADAMREELDFTVEAGNMTTVAAGQSVAASNDLVVPRLYPERSTRRVLTMQRLDGIGLGNAGQAIADRGLDPVRLGRALFECLLGQVAIDGVFHADPHPGNFLLLTDGRIGMLDLGSVGRLDPATREALQRFLLAVDHGDPVAATDALLEIVYRPDVIDERALERSVGQFMTKHLAAGVALGPAMFNDLFKIITSHELGVPPEVAAVFRALATVEGTISRISPTFDLVAASRQFASAHVTDRLTPDSLRRTATEELATLLPMLRRLPRRIDRIAAAAESGRLGVNVRLFADERDRRHFTGLLHQALLAVLGATAGIMAVLLLGTPGGPKVTDSMTLFQLFGYNLLVICAVLVLRVLILIFRLPGTRSS; encoded by the coding sequence ATGGACGTTGTGGTGCTGCGGCTGGTCAATCTGGTGATCTTCATGATGATCTTCGTGCCGATCTCGCAGCGGCTGCTCGGGGTGCGGTTCGGGCTCGGGCGGCTCGCGGTCGGTGCGCTGATCACGCTGAGCGTCTCCGGGCCGTTGGCAGTCGCGATGATCGGTACGCCGCCGTGGACCGGATCGAGCGGCGCCGCGCTCGCGTTCATGGCGCTGATCGCGCTCTGCTCGATGCTCGCCGGCCTGGTGTTCCTGGTGCTGGCGGAGGCGCTGGTGCCGACCGGATCGTTGCCGCGAGCCCGTGATCTGCGGCGGGACCTGAGCGGTCGGATCGCGCGCACCCGGCGGTACCTGCAGATCCTGCGGATCGCGCTCAAGCACGGCCTCGGCCCGTATCTGCGCGGCCGCCGCCGTCCCGGCCGGGAGAACGCCGCGGGCCAGGCCGAACTGGCCCGGTCGCTGCGGCTCGCGCTCGACGAAGCCGGTGTCACGTTCGTCAAGCTCGGCCAGGTGCTGTCCACCCGCAGCGACATCATCCCCGAGTCGGTCGCCACCGAACTCAGCCGCCTCCAGGACCAGGTCACCCCCGCGCCCTGGCCGCAGATCGAGGAGATCCTCACCGAGGAACTCGGCGCCCCACTCTCCCCGCTGTACGCCGCCTTCGACACCGAACCGCTCGCCGCCGCGTCCGTCGCCCAGGTCTACACCGCCCGGCTGACCAACGGCACCGAGGTGGTGGTCAAGGTTCAGCGGCCTGGGATTGCCGGGCTGGTTGATCGGGATCTCGACATCGTTCGTCGCCTGGCCAGACTGCTGGACCGGAACACCGATTGGGGGCGCTCGATGGGGGTGCGGGCGCTCGCCGACGGGTTCGCGGACGCGATGCGCGAGGAGCTCGACTTCACCGTCGAGGCCGGCAACATGACCACGGTGGCCGCCGGCCAATCCGTTGCTGCCAGCAATGACCTCGTCGTACCGCGGTTGTATCCGGAGCGCTCCACCCGCCGCGTCCTCACCATGCAGCGGCTCGACGGCATCGGTCTCGGCAACGCCGGCCAGGCGATCGCCGACCGCGGCCTCGACCCGGTCCGCCTCGGCCGCGCGCTGTTCGAGTGCCTGCTCGGCCAGGTGGCGATCGACGGCGTGTTCCACGCCGACCCGCACCCGGGCAACTTCTTGCTGCTGACCGACGGCCGGATCGGCATGCTCGACCTCGGGTCGGTCGGCCGCCTCGACCCGGCGACCCGCGAGGCCCTGCAACGCTTCCTGCTCGCCGTCGACCACGGCGACCCGGTGGCGGCCACCGACGCCCTGCTCGAGATCGTCTACCGCCCGGACGTCATCGACGAACGCGCGCTGGAGCGCTCTGTCGGCCAGTTCATGACCAAGCACCTCGCGGCCGGTGTGGCGCTCGGCCCGGCGATGTTCAACGACCTGTTCAAGATCATCACGTCGCACGAGCTCGGCGTACCGCCCGAGGTCGCCGCCGTGTTCCGCGCGCTCGCCACGGTCGAAGGGACGATTTCCCGGATCTCCCCCACGTTCGACCTGGTCGCGGCGTCCCGCCAGTTCGCCTCCGCGCACGTCACCGACCGCCTCACGCCCGACTCGCTCCGCCGTACGGCGACCGAGGAACTGGCCACGCTGCTCCCGATGTTGCGGCGGCTGCCACGCAGGATCGACCGAATCGCAGCCGCCGCCGAGAGCGGCCGGCTCGGGGTGAACGTCCGCCTGTTTGCCGACGAACGCGACCGCCGGCACTTCACCGGACTGCTCCACCAGGCGCTGCTAGCAGTGCTAGGTGCGACCGCGGGCATCATGGCCGTCCTGCTGCTCGGTACGCCGGGCGGCCCGAAGGTCACCGACTCGATGACGTTGTTCCAGCTGTTCGGCTACAACCTGCTGGTGATCTGCGCGGTACTCGTGCTCCGCGTCCTGATCCTGATCTTCCGGCTGCCGGGAACCCGCTCGTCTTGA
- a CDS encoding VOC family protein encodes MGRIIHVEIVAEDHERAAGFYREVFGWEVTPAPVPDGYLLAATGPGEGIDGAIMSSRYQSQPTIAWIEVDELEATLKAVRAAGGTPVGEIQELPGVGRLSYLRDTEGVLVGLRQRSSASPR; translated from the coding sequence ATGGGACGAATCATCCATGTCGAGATAGTTGCCGAGGACCACGAGCGGGCCGCGGGGTTCTACCGTGAGGTGTTCGGCTGGGAGGTGACGCCGGCGCCGGTTCCGGACGGGTACCTGCTCGCGGCGACCGGGCCGGGGGAGGGGATCGACGGCGCGATCATGAGCAGCCGGTACCAGTCGCAGCCGACGATCGCCTGGATCGAGGTCGACGAGCTCGAAGCGACGCTGAAGGCCGTCCGCGCCGCCGGCGGCACTCCGGTCGGCGAGATCCAGGAACTCCCCGGCGTCGGGCGCCTCAGCTACCTCCGCGACACCGAGGGAGTCCTGGTCGGGTTACGTCAGCGTTCTTCGGCCAGTCCCAGGTAG
- a CDS encoding fumarate reductase/succinate dehydrogenase flavoprotein subunit encodes MTELERHTYDVVVIGAGGAGLRAAIEAREQGKKTAIICKSLFGKAHTVMAEGGCAAAMGNANSNDNWQVHYRDTMRGGKFLNNWRMAELHAQEAPDRVWELETYGALFDRTPDGRISQRNFGGHTYPRLAHVGDRTGLELIRTLQQKIVSLQQEDFEATGDYEANLKVYAECTVTELMKDGDAISGAFGYWRESGRFILFDAPAVILATGGVGKSFKVTSNSWEYTGDGHALAMRAGATLINMEFIQFHPTGMVWPPSVKGILVTESVRGDGGVLKNSEGKRFMFEYVPDVFRAQYAESEDEADRWYKDPDNNRRPPELLPRDEVARAINSEVKAGRGTPHGGVFLDVSSRLPAEEITRRLPSMHHQFKELADVDITAEPMEVGPTCHYVMGGVEVDPDTASSVVPGLFAAGEVAGGMHGSNRLGGNSLSDLLVFGRRAGMGAAMYVDGLGAARPKIDEADVDAAAEDALAPFELEGGENPYTIHQELQQSMNDLVGIIRKEEEMEQALGRLSEFRSRIAKMTVEGHRQFNPGWHLALDLRNMLTVSECVAGAALMRQESRGGHTRDDFPGMNPEWRKKLLVCALDADGVVNVSEEQQIPMREDLLELFELDELTKYLTDEELPAK; translated from the coding sequence ATGACTGAGCTGGAACGACACACGTACGACGTCGTCGTGATCGGGGCCGGCGGCGCCGGCCTGCGGGCGGCGATCGAGGCCCGCGAGCAGGGCAAGAAGACCGCGATCATCTGCAAGTCCCTGTTCGGCAAGGCACACACCGTGATGGCCGAGGGCGGCTGCGCGGCCGCGATGGGCAACGCGAACTCCAACGACAACTGGCAGGTCCACTACCGCGACACGATGCGCGGCGGGAAGTTCCTGAACAACTGGCGGATGGCCGAACTGCACGCGCAGGAGGCCCCCGACCGGGTGTGGGAGCTGGAGACGTACGGCGCGCTGTTCGACCGCACGCCCGACGGCCGGATCAGCCAGCGCAACTTCGGCGGTCACACCTACCCGCGGCTCGCGCACGTCGGCGACCGCACCGGCCTGGAGCTGATCCGCACCCTGCAGCAGAAGATCGTCTCGCTGCAGCAGGAGGACTTCGAGGCCACCGGCGACTACGAGGCGAACCTCAAGGTGTACGCCGAGTGCACGGTCACCGAGCTGATGAAGGACGGCGACGCGATCTCCGGCGCCTTCGGGTACTGGCGCGAGTCCGGCCGGTTCATCCTGTTCGACGCGCCCGCGGTCATCCTGGCCACCGGCGGGGTCGGCAAGTCGTTCAAGGTCACCTCGAACTCGTGGGAGTACACCGGTGACGGTCACGCCCTCGCGATGCGGGCCGGCGCGACGCTGATCAACATGGAGTTCATCCAGTTCCACCCGACCGGCATGGTCTGGCCGCCGTCGGTGAAGGGGATCCTGGTCACGGAGTCGGTGCGCGGCGACGGCGGCGTACTGAAGAACTCCGAGGGCAAGCGGTTCATGTTCGAGTACGTGCCGGACGTGTTCCGGGCGCAGTACGCCGAGTCCGAGGACGAGGCGGACCGCTGGTACAAGGACCCGGACAACAACCGGCGCCCACCGGAGCTGCTGCCGCGTGACGAGGTCGCGCGCGCGATCAACTCCGAGGTGAAGGCCGGCCGCGGTACGCCGCACGGCGGTGTCTTCCTGGACGTGTCGTCGCGGCTCCCGGCCGAGGAGATCACCCGGCGGCTGCCGTCGATGCACCACCAGTTCAAGGAGCTGGCGGATGTCGACATCACCGCGGAGCCGATGGAGGTCGGTCCGACCTGCCACTACGTGATGGGCGGCGTCGAGGTCGACCCGGACACCGCGTCATCCGTCGTACCGGGTCTGTTCGCCGCGGGTGAGGTTGCCGGCGGCATGCACGGCTCGAACCGGCTCGGCGGCAACTCGCTGTCCGACCTGCTGGTCTTCGGACGGCGTGCCGGGATGGGCGCCGCGATGTACGTCGACGGTCTCGGAGCGGCTCGGCCGAAGATCGACGAGGCCGACGTCGACGCGGCGGCCGAGGACGCGCTGGCGCCGTTCGAGCTCGAGGGCGGCGAGAACCCGTACACGATCCACCAGGAACTGCAGCAGTCGATGAACGACCTGGTCGGCATCATCCGCAAGGAAGAGGAGATGGAGCAGGCGCTCGGCCGCCTGTCCGAGTTCCGCAGCCGGATCGCGAAGATGACGGTGGAGGGTCACCGGCAGTTCAACCCGGGCTGGCACCTCGCGCTCGACCTGCGCAACATGCTGACCGTGTCGGAGTGCGTCGCGGGCGCGGCGCTGATGCGGCAGGAGTCGCGCGGTGGGCACACACGCGACGACTTCCCGGGCATGAACCCGGAGTGGCGCAAGAAGCTGCTGGTGTGCGCGCTCGACGCCGACGGCGTCGTGAACGTCTCCGAGGAGCAGCAGATCCCGATGCGCGAGGACCTGCTGGAGCTGTTCGAACTCGACGAGCTGACGAAGTACCTGACGGATGAGGAGCTGCCGGCCAAATGA
- a CDS encoding ABC transporter permease: protein MGRYLIRRLIQAVFVLIVISAITFFLFWATPANPALLICGKNCNAETVAQVNATYGFDKPLVVQYGQYMQGLVSPGGRTIGSEGNERNCAWPCFGESYQNGIPVWNSIKDAFPATLWLALGAAVLWLFAGVMLGLIAALRKGKFIDKLSVGLALFGVSFPTIVFGYLLLFLFIVKLKWIPFPDTANAALFTVGPVKWLQFYILPWITLALVFAALYTRITRANMIDTMNEDYIRTARAKGLGERTVVFKHGLRSALTPIVTIFGLDVGGLLGGAVITEQIFSITGLGKFSIDSVLSNDLPAIMGVVLFAAIFVVLANIVVDVLYAVIDPRVRLS, encoded by the coding sequence GTGGGCCGCTATCTCATCCGCCGCCTGATCCAGGCGGTGTTCGTGCTGATCGTGATCAGCGCGATCACGTTCTTCCTGTTCTGGGCCACGCCGGCGAACCCCGCGTTGCTCATCTGCGGAAAGAACTGCAACGCGGAGACGGTCGCGCAGGTCAACGCGACGTACGGCTTCGACAAGCCGCTGGTCGTGCAGTACGGCCAGTACATGCAGGGCCTGGTCAGCCCGGGTGGGCGCACGATCGGCTCCGAGGGCAACGAACGCAACTGCGCGTGGCCGTGCTTCGGTGAGTCGTACCAGAACGGCATCCCGGTCTGGAACTCGATCAAGGACGCGTTCCCGGCGACGCTGTGGCTGGCCCTCGGGGCCGCCGTCCTCTGGCTGTTCGCCGGCGTGATGCTCGGCCTGATAGCCGCGCTCCGCAAGGGCAAGTTCATCGACAAGCTGAGCGTCGGCCTGGCCCTGTTCGGGGTGTCCTTCCCGACGATCGTGTTCGGGTACCTGCTGTTGTTCCTGTTCATCGTCAAACTGAAGTGGATCCCGTTCCCCGACACGGCGAACGCCGCCTTGTTCACGGTGGGCCCGGTGAAATGGCTTCAGTTCTACATCCTGCCCTGGATCACGCTTGCGCTGGTGTTCGCGGCGCTCTACACCCGGATCACCAGGGCCAACATGATCGACACCATGAACGAGGACTACATCCGGACGGCCCGGGCCAAGGGCCTGGGCGAGCGGACAGTGGTCTTCAAGCATGGGCTGCGGTCCGCGCTGACCCCGATCGTGACGATCTTCGGCCTGGATGTCGGCGGCCTGCTCGGCGGCGCGGTGATCACCGAACAGATCTTCAGCATCACCGGCCTCGGCAAGTTCTCCATCGACTCCGTTCTCAGCAACGACCTGCCCGCGATCATGGGCGTGGTGCTGTTCGCGGCGATCTTCGTGGTGCTCGCGAACATCGTCGTCGACGTCCTGTACGCCGTCATCGACCCGCGCGTGCGGCTGTCCTGA
- a CDS encoding (deoxy)nucleoside triphosphate pyrophosphohydrolase, which produces MPDAADSFWQSRDVQIVVGVAVVRDGLVLAAYRPGPDGGWEFPGGKVEPGETDEQAAVRELREELDLEIKVGESLGPGVDISEAYRLHVYRAVIVGGDPVLREHSELRWFVPEDLDESNWLVPDRPFVKVLRTRQ; this is translated from the coding sequence ATGCCGGACGCGGCTGACAGTTTCTGGCAGAGTCGCGACGTGCAGATCGTGGTGGGTGTTGCGGTAGTACGGGACGGCTTGGTGCTGGCGGCGTACCGGCCAGGGCCGGACGGCGGCTGGGAGTTCCCCGGCGGCAAGGTCGAGCCGGGGGAGACCGACGAACAGGCCGCGGTCCGCGAGCTCCGCGAGGAGCTGGACCTGGAGATCAAGGTCGGCGAGTCGCTGGGGCCCGGCGTGGACATCTCGGAGGCGTACCGGTTGCACGTCTACCGGGCCGTGATCGTCGGCGGCGATCCGGTACTGCGTGAGCACTCGGAGCTCCGGTGGTTCGTGCCGGAGGACCTCGACGAAAGCAACTGGCTGGTACCCGATCGTCCGTTCGTCAAGGTGCTCCGAACCCGCCAGTAG
- a CDS encoding MFS transporter, translating to MTDTEARPKLFTGQHLPLVLGVIGLVTLGAFENRAVGTALPTMVREFDALGSFGLANAAPNASYLISLAIAGLWSDRRGPIPTLRAGAISFTLAQLLVGTATAMPMVIAGRLLSGLAEGLLDVSLMVLVARALPAVLRPRMFSLFAAMWILPSVLGPVLTGVVTEQFGWRWVFLGALILLVPSWLLLGPAMRQSADVPAPERTAEDAAELVAWRAALPWALAASVALFSMTLAGDHLEAHPFLGGTAVIVALAVLGRAAVRVMPAGTFTARRGFPAVVAVRGLGGAAFAGVGAYLPLLLTLQHNFSPSRAGVTLSITGVCWAFGSWLQGREHGIERVVVLRTGLAFMTLGLAVTSLLAWTDATTWIGLIGWGFGGIGMGLSSSSLSVLTLDLSDQSNSGRNTSSGQMAATMSIATALAISGTLLAFNSDDPQPWVFGAIVTAGSVLALLGFLAAPRARRSESRGGLGDMP from the coding sequence ATGACCGACACTGAGGCCCGCCCCAAGCTGTTCACCGGACAGCACCTGCCACTGGTGCTCGGGGTGATCGGCCTCGTCACGCTCGGCGCGTTCGAGAACCGCGCGGTCGGTACGGCGTTGCCCACGATGGTCCGCGAGTTCGACGCGCTCGGCAGCTTCGGGTTGGCGAACGCGGCGCCGAACGCGAGCTACCTGATCTCGCTCGCGATCGCCGGCCTCTGGTCGGACCGCCGCGGCCCGATCCCGACTCTGCGGGCAGGCGCGATCTCCTTCACCCTCGCGCAACTCCTGGTCGGTACGGCGACCGCGATGCCGATGGTCATCGCGGGACGTCTGCTCAGCGGTCTGGCCGAGGGCCTGCTGGACGTGTCGTTGATGGTGCTCGTAGCCCGGGCGCTGCCCGCCGTACTGCGGCCGCGGATGTTCTCGTTGTTCGCCGCGATGTGGATCCTGCCGTCGGTCCTCGGACCGGTGCTGACCGGTGTGGTGACGGAACAGTTCGGGTGGCGCTGGGTCTTCCTCGGCGCGCTCATCCTGCTGGTCCCGAGCTGGCTGCTGCTCGGGCCCGCGATGCGCCAGTCGGCCGACGTCCCCGCGCCGGAGCGCACCGCTGAGGACGCGGCCGAGCTCGTGGCCTGGCGAGCCGCACTCCCCTGGGCGCTGGCCGCATCCGTCGCCCTGTTCTCGATGACGCTGGCCGGGGACCACCTGGAAGCGCACCCGTTCCTCGGCGGCACGGCGGTGATCGTGGCGCTAGCAGTGCTAGGACGGGCCGCCGTACGAGTGATGCCGGCCGGCACGTTCACCGCCCGCCGCGGCTTCCCCGCGGTGGTCGCCGTCCGCGGACTCGGCGGGGCAGCATTCGCCGGAGTCGGCGCATACCTCCCACTTCTCCTCACACTGCAGCACAACTTCAGCCCGTCGCGGGCCGGCGTGACGCTGTCGATCACCGGAGTCTGCTGGGCGTTCGGATCGTGGCTGCAGGGTCGTGAGCACGGGATCGAGCGGGTCGTCGTACTGCGGACCGGGCTCGCGTTCATGACGCTCGGGCTGGCGGTGACGTCGCTGCTCGCGTGGACGGACGCGACCACGTGGATCGGCCTGATCGGCTGGGGATTCGGGGGCATCGGGATGGGCCTCAGCTCCTCGAGCCTGTCGGTGCTGACGCTGGACCTGTCCGACCAGAGCAACTCCGGCCGCAACACCAGCTCGGGTCAGATGGCCGCGACGATGAGCATCGCCACGGCTCTGGCGATCAGCGGCACGCTGCTGGCGTTCAACTCCGACGACCCGCAGCCCTGGGTCTTCGGCGCGATCGTCACTGCGGGATCGGTACTGGCCCTGCTGGGGTTCCTCGCCGCCCCGCGCGCCCGCCGCTCCGAGTCACGCGGGGGTCTGGGAGACATGCCCTAG
- a CDS encoding WD40/YVTN/BNR-like repeat-containing protein: MTVLGTALTVLVALTPSYAGAADPGWFWNRPHCDTVYGDGSVTITESDGATLAPTTGKLRAVTYAKVAALQEPNTLISIGQQTIQRSRDAGCSWQLLDKAPDDLSTYDVQPGPGDSAYVYSVNDQPIHRVHGSQVTTVLGPVAGGGLAALAAQPGRLRVVAGDGQLYDSSNDGETWQRVGVPPARDLFLYDAVVDPRNPDHVVAGVMSDGVYVTFDGGRTWTRSRPVERVNAFSLAMSPADPSKVWMEGYDRDRSTRFIWESTDGGQKFREVLDQSRADLINGNRMWASPVDPDLLYFSYGTSFANFGADLYRFVPSTGALIKNHNKNDGIPSLAFNPANPKILYLGLAEER; this comes from the coding sequence ATGACCGTCCTCGGAACCGCCCTGACCGTCCTTGTCGCGCTGACTCCTTCGTACGCCGGTGCCGCGGACCCCGGCTGGTTCTGGAACCGCCCGCACTGCGACACCGTGTACGGCGACGGCTCGGTGACGATCACCGAGTCCGACGGCGCGACCCTCGCCCCGACGACCGGCAAGCTGCGCGCCGTCACGTACGCGAAGGTCGCCGCACTGCAGGAACCGAACACGCTGATCAGCATCGGCCAGCAGACGATCCAGCGTTCCCGCGACGCCGGCTGCAGCTGGCAGTTGCTAGACAAGGCACCGGACGATCTGAGCACGTACGACGTACAGCCGGGTCCGGGCGACTCGGCGTACGTCTACAGCGTCAACGACCAGCCCATCCATCGCGTGCACGGCTCGCAGGTGACGACGGTCCTCGGGCCGGTCGCCGGCGGCGGGCTGGCTGCGCTGGCCGCACAGCCCGGACGGCTGCGGGTCGTGGCCGGCGACGGGCAGCTGTACGACTCCTCGAACGACGGCGAGACCTGGCAGCGCGTCGGCGTACCGCCTGCTCGTGATCTCTTCCTGTACGACGCCGTGGTGGATCCGCGGAACCCGGATCACGTGGTGGCCGGCGTGATGTCGGACGGCGTGTACGTGACGTTCGACGGCGGACGGACCTGGACCCGGTCGCGGCCGGTCGAGCGGGTGAACGCGTTCAGCCTGGCGATGTCGCCGGCCGACCCGTCGAAGGTCTGGATGGAGGGGTACGACCGGGACCGGTCGACCCGGTTCATCTGGGAGTCGACCGACGGCGGGCAGAAGTTCCGCGAGGTGCTGGACCAGAGCCGGGCCGACCTGATCAACGGCAACAGGATGTGGGCCTCGCCGGTCGACCCGGACCTGCTCTACTTCAGCTACGGCACGTCGTTCGCCAACTTCGGCGCCGACCTGTACCGCTTCGTCCCCTCGACCGGCGCGCTCATCAAGAACCACAACAAGAACGACGGCATCCCGTCCCTCGCCTTCAACCCGGCGAACCCGAAGATCCTCTACCTGGGACTGGCCGAAGAACGCTGA
- a CDS encoding succinate dehydrogenase/fumarate reductase iron-sulfur subunit produces MSYTGKFRVWRGDSEGGELKDYEVEVNEGEVVLDVIHRLQATQTPDMAVRWNCKAGKCGSCSAEINGMPKLMCMCRMNTFAEDEVVTVTPMRTFPVIRDLVTDVSFNYQKAREVPAFKPPADLKPGEYRMQQVDVERSQEFRKCIECFLCQDTCHVIRDHEENKESFSGPRFLMRVAELDMHPLDAADRQHAAQEQHGLGFCNITKCCTEVCPEHIKITDNALIPMKERVVDRKYDPIVWLGNKIRRRPA; encoded by the coding sequence ATGAGTTACACAGGCAAATTCCGCGTCTGGCGGGGTGACTCCGAGGGCGGTGAGCTCAAGGACTACGAGGTCGAGGTGAACGAGGGCGAGGTCGTCCTCGACGTCATCCACCGGCTGCAGGCGACCCAGACGCCCGACATGGCGGTCCGGTGGAACTGCAAGGCCGGCAAGTGCGGCTCCTGCAGCGCCGAGATCAACGGCATGCCGAAGCTGATGTGCATGTGCCGGATGAACACGTTCGCCGAGGACGAGGTCGTCACGGTCACGCCGATGCGCACGTTCCCGGTGATCCGCGACCTCGTCACCGACGTGTCGTTCAACTACCAGAAGGCGCGCGAGGTGCCGGCCTTCAAGCCGCCGGCGGACCTGAAGCCGGGTGAGTACCGGATGCAGCAGGTCGACGTCGAGCGCTCGCAGGAGTTCCGCAAGTGCATCGAGTGCTTCCTGTGCCAGGACACCTGCCACGTGATCCGTGACCACGAGGAGAACAAGGAGTCGTTCTCCGGTCCGCGGTTCCTGATGCGCGTCGCCGAGCTGGACATGCACCCGCTCGACGCCGCCGACCGGCAGCACGCCGCGCAGGAGCAGCACGGTCTGGGCTTCTGCAACATCACCAAGTGCTGCACCGAGGTGTGCCCCGAGCACATCAAGATCACCGACAACGCGCTGATCCCGATGAAGGAACGCGTCGTCGACCGCAAGTACGACCCGATCGTCTGGCTAGGCAACAAAATCCGCCGCCGCCCCGCCTGA